AATTTCCGACCAGGAGATACTGTGAAAGTTCACGTTAAAGTTGTCGAAGGTACTCGTGAGCGTATCCAGTTATTCGAAGGTGTTGTGATTAAACGACGTGGTGGCGGAATCAGTGAAACATTTACAGTTCGTAAGATTTCTTACGGAGTAGGTGTTGAGCGTACATTCCCTGTACATTCACCGAAAGTTGCTAAGCTTGAAGTTGCTCGTCGCGGTAAAGTTCGCCGTGCTAAGCTATACTACTTGCGTGCACTTCGTGGTAAAGCCGCTCGTATTAAAGAAATTCGATAAAGTTAGACGCGAAAGGGAGCTTGCATTGTCAGGCTCCTTTTTTCTATTGAAAAAAACTCATGTGAAATAAGTAACTTTCTATGATAAAATAAAGCGGGTTATAAAGGTTTGTAGGAAAGGCTAGAGGGGAAAGAAATAGGTAAAAAAGACCCTTTCATTAGGAGGAACGAGCATGAAAAGCACCAGATCAGCAGAGAAGAAAGATTCCTGGGAGTGGATACGCGCACTCATCATTGCTTTTATTCTAGCAGGAGCCGTTCGCTATTTTATTTTTGCTCCCATTGTTGTTGATGGCGAAAGCATGATGCCGACATTACAGGATCGTGATCGGATGATTGTGAACAAAATCAGTTATAATATTGGTGATGCTGAACGTTTCGATATCATTGTATTTGAGGCACCTGAAGGTAAAGATTATATTAAACGAGTGATTGGTCTCCCTGGAGATAAGGTGGAATACAAAGGCGATATGCTTTACGTAAATGGTGAAGCGGTTAAGGAGCCCTATCTAGAACCATATAAAGATGATTTGTTAGAAGGGAACTTAACGTACGATTTTGACTTAACTGGTGTAACTGGTGAAGCTACTGTTCCAGAAGGACATTTGTTTGTGATGGGTGACAATCGACAGCATAGTAAAGATAGTCGTTCCATTGGCTTCGTTCCTGTTGAAAAAGTTGTCGGAGAAGCAAACGTTATTTTTTGGCCCTTAAATGATATACAAGTAATGGAGTGAGGATCTAGAATTTTTTGATACCTCATGATTTGAGAATAGGTGGAGATGGCATGACGATTCAATGGTTTCCCGGACATATGGCAAAAGCACGCCGGGAGATTACCGAGAAGCTTAAAATGATTGATGTTGTAATTGAACTAGTGGATGCACGCATCCCGCTTGCTTCAAGGAATCCGATGATTGATGAAATAGTTTCTTCAAAGCCAAGGTTAATTTTGCTTAATAAAGCAGATATGGCGGATGATCAGAAAACAACTGAATGGAAACACTATTTTCAATCGCAGGGACATAAAGCATTGGCAATTGATTCGCAAACCGGTAAAGGTGTGAAAAGTATTCCTGCAGCTGCAAGAGAGCTGATGAGTGATAAGATTGATCGGATGATCGAGAAAGGCATGAAGCCGCGTGCGGTTCGGGCCTTAATCTTAGGAATTCCTAACGTTGGGAAATCTACTTTGATCAACCGTTTAGCGGGGAAGAAGATTGCTAAAACGGGAGATCGACCAGGTATTACGAAAAAGCAGCAGTGGATCAAAGTAGGCGATGAAATGGACCTTCTCGACACGCCAGGTATTTTATGGCCTAAGTTTGAAGACCAGATAACCGGATATAAACTGGCTGCTACCGGAGCGATTAAAGATGAAATCCTGGATTTTCAGGATATTTCGGTGTATGTGCTCAAATTCATGAGTGAATATTATCCCAATCGCCTGAAGGATCGCTACCATCTTGAGGATATACCTGAAGATGTTGTAGAGTTGTTTGATGAAATTGGGAAAAAACGTGGCTTTTTAATGAGTGGCGGCTGGATTGATTACGATAAAACAGCTGAAACCGTGCTTCGTGAGCTTCGAAGTGGTAAATTGGGCGATGTGACACTTGAAACGCCAGAAAGGTAAGGCCATGAGCCTTACCTTTTTTAAATGAACTGAAGAGAAAGAGGAGATTCAATGAGTGAAAAACTAAAGTCAATTAAAGAAATTACCCAAATGTTGAAGCAAGGGCAATATACAAACGATGATTGGGAAGAATGGAAACAGGATACACGCAAAGGGGTGATGAGCTTAATTGCTAGAGAAGGAAAGAAAGAGCAAGAAAAAATAAAAATACTTCAAATGCATGAAGAGATGAGCGTCTTAGAAGCTCATTACAGAGAACAAGGTCGTCTTGCTATAGCAGGAGTCGATGAGGTGGGAAGAGGCCCTTTAGCAGGCCCTGTGGTTGCTTCAGCGGTCATATTAAACCCTGATGTACCTATTCTTGGGCTACAGGATTCAAAAAAACTGTCTCATGCGAAACTCAATGACTTATTTGATCAGATACATAAGGATGCTATTTCAATTGGAGTTGGCGTTGTCAGCTCAAGCGAAATTGATGAATTAAATATTTATCAAGCAACCAAAAAAGCAATGCAACAAGCCGTTGAGGGATTGAACGTCCAAGCTGATTTCTTACTAGTGGATGCCATGCACATACCACTAAAAATCGATCAGGAATCGCTCATTAAAGGTGACGCGAGAAGTGTTAGTATTGCAGCAGCCTCAATCGTTGCGAAGGTGACACGTGACCGCATGATGGTAAAATTAGCAGAAACTTATCCTCAATATGGATTTGAGCGACATGTGGGGTATGGAACGAAAGAACATCTCGCTGCTCTTGATCAATATGGTGTCACGGATGCACATCGGAA
The sequence above is drawn from the Pseudalkalibacillus hwajinpoensis genome and encodes:
- the rplS gene encoding 50S ribosomal protein L19; this translates as MHKLIQDITKDQLKSDLPNFRPGDTVKVHVKVVEGTRERIQLFEGVVIKRRGGGISETFTVRKISYGVGVERTFPVHSPKVAKLEVARRGKVRRAKLYYLRALRGKAARIKEIR
- the lepB gene encoding signal peptidase I; its protein translation is MKSTRSAEKKDSWEWIRALIIAFILAGAVRYFIFAPIVVDGESMMPTLQDRDRMIVNKISYNIGDAERFDIIVFEAPEGKDYIKRVIGLPGDKVEYKGDMLYVNGEAVKEPYLEPYKDDLLEGNLTYDFDLTGVTGEATVPEGHLFVMGDNRQHSKDSRSIGFVPVEKVVGEANVIFWPLNDIQVME
- the ylqF gene encoding ribosome biogenesis GTPase YlqF, which translates into the protein MTIQWFPGHMAKARREITEKLKMIDVVIELVDARIPLASRNPMIDEIVSSKPRLILLNKADMADDQKTTEWKHYFQSQGHKALAIDSQTGKGVKSIPAAARELMSDKIDRMIEKGMKPRAVRALILGIPNVGKSTLINRLAGKKIAKTGDRPGITKKQQWIKVGDEMDLLDTPGILWPKFEDQITGYKLAATGAIKDEILDFQDISVYVLKFMSEYYPNRLKDRYHLEDIPEDVVELFDEIGKKRGFLMSGGWIDYDKTAETVLRELRSGKLGDVTLETPER
- a CDS encoding ribonuclease HII, yielding MSEKLKSIKEITQMLKQGQYTNDDWEEWKQDTRKGVMSLIAREGKKEQEKIKILQMHEEMSVLEAHYREQGRLAIAGVDEVGRGPLAGPVVASAVILNPDVPILGLQDSKKLSHAKLNDLFDQIHKDAISIGVGVVSSSEIDELNIYQATKKAMQQAVEGLNVQADFLLVDAMHIPLKIDQESLIKGDARSVSIAAASIVAKVTRDRMMVKLAETYPQYGFERHVGYGTKEHLAALDQYGVTDAHRKSFAPVRDRLGLH